Below is a genomic region from Triticum dicoccoides isolate Atlit2015 ecotype Zavitan chromosome 5A, WEW_v2.0, whole genome shotgun sequence.
ttcgaagagcacATCGCGAGGATTTCAGTGGTGAAAGCGGATCTTAATTTCGATATTTGGTTCAAAAGTTATGGCTTTTTTAAGAAACAAAAATTAAAAAGCAAACTAGATGATCAACTCCCTTTAGTGTACAACGGACCACGTACTTACCTTTTCCACCGGCCGCTCCCAAACTTTACCTGACGTTTTTAATATGCGGCAGTGACTAGACGTCTCGGACAGGGGCCGGCCGCTCGCGAGCGGTACCTAGCGCCCGGCCGCCAGCTAGATTGGTCCATCTTTGTATACGGAAGTACTCTGCACACGACCGTGCATGGACGAGATCCGGACGATGTCCATCTTAAACGGTGCTAATTTGCTAAAAAATGCTATCCATCGATGATTTGATCCATCGTCCAGCTTTCGGCTGGAGATGTGTCGTCTCTGTAGCACTGCTCGCAGCATGTATGTCACATCCATGGCTGACGTCTATACGTAGTGAAAAGCAGTGGAGCAACCAGAATGGCCACTAGCACCAAGCGCCTACTTTGCAGCCCAGGCAGTATACAATGACGACCTCATGCGCGCGGTAGCTAACTAGCTATAGCTATATAAGCACATGCGTACATGTACTACCCACCAAGCTCTCCATCTGTCGTCTTCTCACTTCGCATGCACTCTGCGCGCGCGATCGAGCCGAGAATGGGCATGGCCGCaaccaacaacaacaacgtgagcgcggtggcgccgccgccgtcgtccatgTGGACCAGCACGAGCCGGCGCTGGCGCCCGTCCCTCGCGTCGGGCCTCCGCGCCGCCCTGGCCTGCACCATCGTGGGCGTCGTGTCCGTCTACGCGCCGCCGCCTCTGCAGCGCCACCTCACCTTCCCCGCCTTCTCCTACGTCGTGACCGTCATCATCGTCACGGACGCCACCGTGGGCACCGCCCTGCGCGCGACGGCCAGCGCGCTCCACGCCACCGTCATGGGCGCCGTCCCCTCCGTCCTGGCGCTGTGGCTGGCGCACCGCACGGGCGCCGCCGAGTCGGTGCTGGCCACGTCGGCCGTGGTGGCGCTGAGCACGTTCGCGGTGGCGCTGCCGGAGTCGCCGGGCCCCGTGGCGAAGCGGATCGCGCTGGGGCAGATCATCATCATCTACGTGGCCAAGTTCAGGCAAGGGGACCGCACGAGCCACGAGCTGGTGCTGGAGCACCCCGCCAACGTGGTGCTGTGCACGGCGCTGGGGGTGGCGGCCGCCTtgctggcggtgctgctcccgTGCCCGCGGCTGGCCACCCGGGAGGTGGAGGACAAGAGCAGGGCGTACATGGAGACCGCGGCGGAGAGGGTGAGGGTGCTCGTCGACGCGTTCCTCCTCACCGCCAACGACACCGCCTGCGCGGATGATGGCCAGGAAACAGCCGCGGCCTCTGGTAGACGGCGGCGATGGTGCATGGCAGCGTGCATGTCACAGGCCAACCGTCTCGCGTCCGCAAGCGCCGCCCTCCTCCGCCGCATGGCCGCCGTTAAGGTAATTTTGTTTAACGATCGTGCATGAGAATAAGCACAAATCTTTCTTTTTAGCAAAGTGGTCATGCATGTCATGCGTATCATAGATTCATTCATTCATATCTAGTGCTAAATTCCTGCTTGCGTCAGTTGGGTGCATGCTTAGCTACCGAAAGAGCTTGCGAGATGCCAAAAGTAGACCAGCACTATGCACTGGAATGCAGCGCTAGTGCTACCTGGTACTATTGGAGTCCTCGTCAGAAAACGAGTAGTAGTATGACTGGTCTTCGGCATGCCGCATGCATGCGAGTTAGTACTACTATAATTAGGCAGTAGATTTGCACGGATCTGGTACGTACACACGATGAACTAAACTTGGATTATCACATGCACGCGTGCAGGGAGATTTGCAGTGGGAGAGAGTGCCAGCAGTGCTCAGGCGGTGGATGCCGCAGCAGGCGGTGGTAGACCACGGCCGCATCGAGATGCCCATCAAGGGAATGGAGATTGCGCTCACCAGCGCTGCCATCGCCGGCAGCAGCCCTATGATCTGCAGCAGCTGGTTGGAGCATATGAGAGACCAGATACGCCTCTCCATGCTCACTACACATCGCCACCACCACTGCAGCAGCACCGCCACCACCAGCGTCGCCATGACCAAGACGACCATCAACAAGCAATCACCATTAATGTTGACAAACGATACGATGACGACGTTGTTGCCGGAGAGGCACGAGGAGCTGTCtcctttcctcttcctcttctccatGCATCTCCTCCGTCATGGCACCCTGCAGCAGTTGGCCTCCTCCCATCCGGATCAGACCAAGACTACCAACTGCAAGGTAACTCCGGCAGCGACAAATGCCGAGGATTCGACCGACGATGACGATGTCTTCTACCTGTCCGAAGAAGAGGAGGACGAAGAGGTACAGGCCAGcagtggagaagaagaagaaggtcaatTGCAAGAACATGGGGCGCCAAATAAGACTGGCCACATGGAAACGACATCCAAGAAGCAGGAGAAGAAGAAAAGCGTGTGGCTGAGGTGGGGGCTGGAATGGGAGAGAGTGGTGACGGCGGCCAAGTGCGCCGTGTCGCTGGGCCTCGCCGTCCTTCTCGGCCTTCTCTTCAACAACGACCACGGCTTCTGGTCCGGCCTCATCGTCGCCACCACCATGACCGCCGGCCGCGACTCCACATGGGCCGTGGCCATCGCGCGTGCCCACGGCACCGCCATCGGTTCCGTCTATGGCGTGCTGGGCTGCCTCCTCTCGCAACAGCCGCACCTCATGGAGCTCCGCTTCCTGGCGCTCCTCCCCTGGATCGTCCTCGCCACCTTTCTCAAGCGCAGCCATGCATACGGCCCTGCCGGCGGTGTTGCTGCCGCGCTGTCCGGCATCATCATCGTGGGACGGAGGTACGACGAGGCGCCCATGGCCTTCACGATCACCAGGCTCGTGGAGACCTTCATTGGCCTGTCCTGCACCGTCGCGACGGACCTCGTGTTCCAGCGCAAGGCAAGGCCGACCGCCAGGGCCAGGGCGCAGCTCCACCGCTGCATCGCCGCGCTGCGGGAGTGCGTGGTTGGACTCACACCCACGTCGTCagcgaagcagcagcagcagcagcagcagcacaagaCGTTGCTGGAGCAGGTGGCGCTGCTGAAGAAGTACGCGGCGGAGGCGGGCAGCGAGCCGAACTTTCTGTGGCTGGCGCCGTTCCCGACCAGCTGCTACGACAAGGTTCATGGCAGCCTGAGCAGGATCGCGCAGCTGATTGGGCTCTACCAGCACGCCCGAGCCGTTCTCATCGACAACGCCGGCTGCAGCCGGCAGCTAGGCGCAGACATGAAGCGCTTCCACGGCGCCCTCTCCGCATCCCTGGAGGCACTGCTGGAGGAGGAGGACGTCGACCTTGAGGCCGGCAAAGGAATCTTCTGCGAAGATATGGCGGTGGTCAGGTCCTTCCTCGGCCATGCAAGGGAGGCACTGTCACAGCAGCAACAGCAGGAGGAAGAAGAGCAGTTGGCTGCTGTTTGCCTGGGCTCGATTGGGTTTTGCATGGGTGAGATGATGAAGGAGGCACAGCAGCTGGAGGCTCACATGCTGAACCTCAGCCTCCAACCTAGTCGCTGATGCTGCCTACATTGTACTATGCTCGATTCTCAACACAAAAAAAAAGTACTATGCTCATGTACATCTTACTATCAATGCACTGCATTGTTCAACGAAAAGAAAAACACTCATCTACTACTATCAACAGACAGCAAATGTAACACTTGTGATCACCCTTTATAAAAATCTCATCTTAGTCCAACCGTCTCAACTGCTACAACTCAGAGGAAGAGAAAAAAGAGCTACAATGGAACGCACCACCTTGATCATCACACAACAAAGACAGACGCTTCATTTGTCTCACAAATTACAATCTAATAAAATACATGGCCGCATCTTTTCCTACACAAGGCTAATGGCTGTGCGGGATGCAGGCGCGGCAGGGCCCAAGCCATTTAGCTGGTCTGCATCGCTTCCGAGTGGTACTTGTCCAAGTCTGCGTCTAGATCATTGGCAGAAACTGGCTGACTGCCACGCCCTCCCCTCCCTCGCCCACGCCCAACATCACCGCGCCCTCGACCACGCCCAGCAGCACTACGCCCGCCGAATCCACCTCTGCCCCGAGGCCATCCCCGACCACCATCACCGCCCCTTCCACGTCCGCCACTGCAAATATCCAGTACCACTAGATATGTCACTTGCTCAAAATCTTCCAAAAGAATTTGCGCAACACGATTGAAAATGCATATATGACAATGCAAATTGAACAGGGTGATTAAAAGAACTAACTTTATTTTGACTCATACTTGTGAGAATCGCTAATTGAAGTGTAATCTTTTTGACAAGCATATTTGGTTCCTTTGCTAGCCCAAGAAATTTGCAAGGTTAGGAGCTTAGGGGGAGCTAAAAAAAAAGTCCTTGCTGCCATGGGCAAGGCAAAATATTTGCCTAATCGGCCCTCCCTATGGGCAAAGTCTGCTTGCTCTCCCTTTGGTCATGTTTTGGTCCTGGTCCTGGTCCACGTCCTGGTGCACACGCACGCACTCATTTTAAGCCCCCAAGGCAATAAGGACCAACACATACCCTTGCTTCTCAAAGTTATTGCTCATGTTGGCTAGTTTCGCTTGCCTCAGCCCTCAGATAGCAAGTTGGGCAAATAAACAAAACAATGCTGAACTTCGAGACACAGTAATGCATTAGAAGTACCACAACATACAAGATTTTACTAGAAATGAGGCAGGCAAAGGTAACTCATGCCTTGCTTGCACTTTGGACGATGAAGACAGTCCAATTCCACAAATTGTCAAACTAATGACACGCTAAGTTAGTCACTAACTACACAATACATGAATACTAACCATGTTAATGAATCTTTAACAGCCAGTGGCAGCTGCTGCCTAATTGTGCAAACGCTAATCAACCCAAAGGGTAAGGAACTAAGGATTGTGCTTAGAAGACAGTTTTAGCTTGACAGTAATTTAGACAAGTAACAATTTTAGCAGTAAGAAAATTCAGTAAATGTGATATCTGCTACTAACCTGTAGGAAGGAATGAAGTTTCCTATCGTCGGGGTATTCAAAGTAAAaatagcaggtggtggtggtgCCTCAATATTTGTTCCAATGACCTCAATTTTCATAGGTTTGCCGTCAAGCTGCACATTGTTGTACCTCTTTAGAGCAGCTAGAGCATCTGATTTCCTTGAAAATATAACCTCTGCAGTTCCCTGGCGAATGGAGTTACAGTAATGAGGTGATCTGTGAGCACTCAAACTACGTGAAAGGTGTTCAAAGGCAGATACTGCAACAAAGTTGAGATGCGTAAGGGCTAAATAGTAAATACCTTTGATCTTCCACTCTTGTCGTAGTTAATGGAGTACCTCTTGAGATCGCCCACCTCAGCAAAGAGTTCCTGGGCAAATTAAGCAGCATGTTATAGAGTGACTTAAGAGAATCCCCTGGTTGCTCTAAAGGCGTGGAGCTAAATAATTCGGAGCCTTGTCTACTCCCAATGCTTTACGGTGGTATGGTTGGACAGTAAAAGAACAATATGAATAATGGAATTGGATTCCATAGATGGCGTCGAAAAAGAGCTAAATAATTGATAGCCTTGTCTACTACTTCTTCAGGATGAAGATGTGGATTGCGATGTTATCCTACTGTCGAAACCAAGTTAAAGGTATGCTGAGATGGGTAACACGCACAGGAGAACAGGGACTGCTATTCCTAGGGTTCTAGGAGGAGGAGGGTCTAGTGGTCTTACCTTGATGTCCTCGTTGGAGACGTTGTAGTCGAGGTTGGAGATGTACAGCTTGGTGCCCGTTTCGACCCCGGTCGGCggcgccaccatggccatcacctggGCGTGGGCATGGGCATGGGCCTGCTGGGCAGCATATGCAAAAGCCGCCGGCGCCTGTGCTCCCCCGACCCCCCGGAAAACAGAAGGCAAGTTTAGATTGAGTGAGCTCCGGATCTCTGAATTAGGAGGAGTAGTTCACCATACCGGGGGCGGGAAGTTGAATTGGTGGTAGGGCGCGGCGGCAGCGCGGGTGGCGGCGCGAGCCTGGAAGCGGCGACCGGCGGGTGCGGGTCCTCCCGACGCCGAGCCCGAGCCCGAGCCCGAGGCCGGGTTGCGGCGGCCACGGCCGCGCTGGGAGGAGGACTTGTTCTTGGAGATGAGGTCGTCGAGGGACATGTCCAGGGCGTCCGCCATCTCCCCCAACCCGGAGATAGATTCGCACGGcggctgaggcggcggcggcggaggaggaggatggagtcgtGGGGGAGGAGACGGCAGCGATAATTAATTggcacacgagagagagagaagaagaagaagcccggtcTGCATTGGGCCGGGCCGATCTACTACCGCCGGCTCGAGACGGGCTGGGCTGGGCTTCTACCGTATGTatcgtgtcatcttcttcttcctctttccgAGGGGTAGGGAAGGGATAACTTCTCCAGCTTCGCCATTGACAACAATCTATCCGCGATTCAATCAAATACGTAGGAAACAGCAGCAGCAAGACCAGCAATCGGCTCCTCGAGAACCAGCGAGGAGGAGGATGAAGTCCTTCAAGAAGGAATTCACCCTGGGTAGGCATGCTACCTCCTCCTTTTCTTTCTGAATTATTATCAGTCTGCGTCTCGTTCGGGCGCTGAATTTGCTGATGGATGGATGCAGAGGAGAGGGCGAATGAGTCGGCCGCCATGATCGCCAAGTACCCCGGCAGGATCCCCGTATGTACCTCTCTCTCTCTACTCGCTGCCCCAAAACTTAATATACTACTCCTAGCTGCTACAGTACTAATTAGGAATAGGGTTCCGGAGTCCCGGGCATACTAGATTCGCGAACGACCTCTTTGATTGATTGAATTGAATTGAACTGAACTGTAATTTGCTTCCTCCTGTACATAGTGTGGTCCTGTGGTCCGGCTCAAGATATAAGCTTGACAGGTGAGGGGAAATTGAAATAATTCTACCAAATTAGCTTTTACTGTACTTGTCAAGTTTTTCAGCTGTGCTAAATTTCAATGGGGGGTCAGGAAGTTTGTTGGAGCCTCTGTAAACCACAAGGTTAAGTGCTTACCTTGAAATCCATAACCAGGGTgtttggaaaaaataaaataaaagaaaaaagacccAGATATTTGGATACATGCCTACTATTAAAGGGGAGTTGGTGCATTCTcctggacgagacttgcctgctccccgtgcgtgcgcccatccgtgctcccgcgtacgtggcttgatttgattggaacaaaataaaggCCGGCCCCCCCCCCTTAAAATCAGAGGGAGGAGATGATTAGATtggaaag
It encodes:
- the LOC119301048 gene encoding uncharacterized protein LOC119301048; the protein is MHSARAIEPRMGMAATNNNNVSAVAPPPSSMWTSTSRRWRPSLASGLRAALACTIVGVVSVYAPPPLQRHLTFPAFSYVVTVIIVTDATVGTALRATASALHATVMGAVPSVLALWLAHRTGAAESVLATSAVVALSTFAVALPESPGPVAKRIALGQIIIIYVAKFRQGDRTSHELVLEHPANVVLCTALGVAAALLAVLLPCPRLATREVEDKSRAYMETAAERVRVLVDAFLLTANDTACADDGQETAAASGRRRRWCMAACMSQANRLASASAALLRRMAAVKGDLQWERVPAVLRRWMPQQAVVDHGRIEMPIKGMEIALTSAAIAGSSPMICSSWLEHMRDQIRLSMLTTHRHHHCSSTATTSVAMTKTTINKQSPLMLTNDTMTTLLPERHEELSPFLFLFSMHLLRHGTLQQLASSHPDQTKTTNCKVTPAATNAEDSTDDDDVFYLSEEEEDEEVQASSGEEEEGQLQEHGAPNKTGHMETTSKKQEKKKSVWLRWGLEWERVVTAAKCAVSLGLAVLLGLLFNNDHGFWSGLIVATTMTAGRDSTWAVAIARAHGTAIGSVYGVLGCLLSQQPHLMELRFLALLPWIVLATFLKRSHAYGPAGGVAAALSGIIIVGRRYDEAPMAFTITRLVETFIGLSCTVATDLVFQRKARPTARARAQLHRCIAALRECVVGLTPTSSAKQQQQQQQHKTLLEQVALLKKYAAEAGSEPNFLWLAPFPTSCYDKVHGSLSRIAQLIGLYQHARAVLIDNAGCSRQLGADMKRFHGALSASLEALLEEEDVDLEAGKGIFCEDMAVVRSFLGHAREALSQQQQQEEEEQLAAVCLGSIGFCMGEMMKEAQQLEAHMLNLSLQPSR
- the LOC119301049 gene encoding THO complex subunit 4A-like encodes the protein MADALDMSLDDLISKNKSSSQRGRGRRNPASGSGSGSASGGPAPAGRRFQARAATRAAAAPYHQFNFPPPAPAAFAYAAQQAHAHAHAQVMAMVAPPTGVETGTKLYISNLDYNVSNEDIKELFAEVGDLKRYSINYDKSGRSKGTAEVIFSRKSDALAALKRYNNVQLDGKPMKIEVIGTNIEAPPPPAIFTLNTPTIGNFIPSYSGGRGRGGDGGRGWPRGRGGFGGRSAAGRGRGRGDVGRGRGRGGRGSQPVSANDLDADLDKYHSEAMQTS